A region of Pacificitalea manganoxidans DNA encodes the following proteins:
- a CDS encoding Shedu immune nuclease family protein translates to MDDANFFKLRKSGKTYISKVFKFDERHVERFRHVRMVIEGSDSLHFGEIEGAMCLRLTGEKRKTQVTALVSQDDQKVRRVSLQTYQSRKNDWIQGYEENEFTFRGDELKRLLAFLHQIKFVDLSNEENFQIEDISQGEGPKAIIDASERGVVEQVRQMDTGQREAVLDALRGSLTSDEINLLLGRRQGLQMFTDRLKACDWAETDWQNFFEREQWVFGYGLDYRIMRQFGREMVVGSGGGTDNRNKPIVDFLGTFTDYTVLVEIKRPDTKIFKPSKGGRAGTWEFSTEFTSAVSQIIQQKAEWLSFAQSGDHWNKDGDKLAARTRNAKSVLIIGSQKEFDGDGREAQIMRDTFELFRRESRTIDILTFDELHERAAFILRSD, encoded by the coding sequence ATGGATGATGCAAATTTTTTCAAGCTTCGCAAATCAGGAAAGACCTATATTTCCAAGGTCTTCAAGTTCGATGAAAGGCACGTAGAGCGCTTCCGGCATGTACGAATGGTCATAGAAGGATCGGACAGTCTTCATTTCGGAGAAATTGAAGGTGCGATGTGTTTGCGACTGACGGGAGAAAAGCGAAAGACCCAGGTTACGGCCTTGGTATCGCAGGATGATCAGAAGGTGCGCCGAGTATCGTTGCAGACCTATCAGTCTCGAAAAAACGACTGGATTCAGGGGTATGAGGAGAACGAGTTTACCTTCCGCGGGGATGAGCTCAAACGGCTTTTGGCCTTCCTTCACCAAATCAAGTTTGTGGACCTCTCCAACGAGGAAAACTTCCAAATCGAGGACATCTCTCAAGGAGAAGGCCCAAAGGCCATCATTGATGCCTCTGAGCGAGGCGTTGTCGAGCAAGTACGACAGATGGATACTGGACAGCGAGAAGCCGTTCTGGACGCACTACGCGGCTCTCTAACATCAGATGAAATCAATCTACTGCTCGGACGCCGACAGGGGCTGCAGATGTTCACAGATCGTCTGAAAGCTTGTGATTGGGCGGAGACAGATTGGCAGAATTTTTTTGAACGCGAACAGTGGGTTTTTGGATACGGACTCGACTACCGTATCATGCGCCAATTCGGACGCGAGATGGTAGTTGGAAGCGGTGGTGGGACTGATAACCGGAACAAGCCGATTGTTGATTTCCTCGGTACGTTCACGGACTACACAGTCCTTGTCGAGATTAAGCGACCCGACACTAAGATTTTCAAACCGTCGAAGGGAGGTCGGGCCGGGACATGGGAATTCAGCACAGAATTCACAAGCGCGGTATCGCAGATCATCCAACAGAAGGCAGAGTGGTTGTCATTTGCTCAGAGCGGCGATCACTGGAACAAGGACGGAGACAAGCTTGCAGCTCGGACACGAAATGCCAAGTCGGTTCTAATCATTGGCTCCCAAAAGGAATTTGACGGAGATGGACGAGAGGCACAGATCATGCGCGACACTTTCGAGCTGTTTCGGCGTGAGAGCCGCACCATTGACATCCTGACATTTGACGAACTGCACGAGCGAGCAGCGTTCATACTGCGTAGCGATTGA
- a CDS encoding HEPN domain-containing protein, with protein MRTMDPARVRASFDAQLTEAISFYHTVEASLSSAADVTRLSASTMISAATLWESFLSDLIVAYINRDPSQFAIHLQHALNEDLTDKQKQILNRYAPYKAPTSIDRATIISLIDNDGNNITFSNAQALKKGAKRWISAANMAGINALTGQQMAIINLWIALRNHIAHDSERSKVALQRAVSHGALHGTGLHRAQNAIHTPGVYLKSKHRQPIGNPRIEEILGHMQQIAAAI; from the coding sequence TTGCGCACCATGGACCCAGCTCGTGTTCGCGCCTCCTTCGACGCGCAACTGACGGAAGCGATTTCATTCTACCATACCGTTGAAGCCTCATTGAGCTCAGCCGCAGATGTTACGCGCTTGAGCGCTTCGACAATGATCTCGGCCGCCACATTGTGGGAGAGCTTCTTGAGCGACTTGATTGTGGCCTACATCAACCGGGATCCCAGCCAGTTTGCCATTCACCTACAACACGCTCTCAACGAAGACTTAACAGACAAGCAAAAGCAAATCTTGAACCGATATGCCCCGTACAAGGCTCCAACGAGCATTGACCGAGCAACGATCATCTCGCTCATCGACAACGATGGGAACAACATCACGTTCAGTAATGCTCAAGCTCTGAAGAAAGGCGCGAAGCGATGGATCAGCGCCGCTAACATGGCAGGCATAAACGCCCTAACTGGCCAACAAATGGCCATCATCAATCTTTGGATAGCCCTTCGAAATCACATCGCTCATGACAGCGAGAGATCGAAGGTGGCTCTGCAAAGAGCAGTTTCGCATGGGGCCTTGCACGGTACCGGCTTACACCGCGCTCAAAACGCCATCCATACTCCTGGTGTCTATCTGAAGTCGAAGCACCGCCAACCCATCGGGAATCCCCGCATCGAAGAAATCCTTGGCCACATGCAGCAAATAGCTGCTGCTATCTGA
- a CDS encoding recombinase family protein — protein MIIGYGRVSTENQQLDAQIEALKNGGAERIFADKISGSKRKRPELDKMLDQLRRGDVVLVTKYDRLARSLTDLLDIVAQIEEAEAGFRSLAEDIDTTTPAGRLIFHVFASIAQFERERIRERTMEGLEAARKKGRVGGRPAALSEDQKAEVLRLKGEGRTMKDIAALFRVSLATVKRV, from the coding sequence ATGATTATTGGATACGGGCGTGTTTCGACCGAGAACCAGCAGCTCGATGCTCAGATCGAAGCTTTGAAGAACGGCGGAGCTGAACGCATTTTCGCGGACAAGATCAGCGGCTCCAAGCGAAAACGCCCGGAGCTCGACAAGATGCTGGACCAGCTTCGTCGTGGTGACGTGGTTCTTGTCACGAAATACGATCGGCTTGCGCGGTCGCTGACTGACCTTCTCGATATCGTCGCCCAGATTGAGGAGGCCGAAGCCGGGTTCAGGTCGCTAGCCGAGGACATTGACACTACCACACCCGCAGGCCGGTTGATCTTCCACGTCTTCGCTTCCATCGCCCAGTTTGAACGCGAGCGTATCCGAGAACGAACGATGGAAGGCTTGGAGGCCGCGCGGAAAAAAGGACGTGTCGGAGGCAGGCCCGCTGCCCTTTCTGAGGACCAGAAAGCTGAAGTGCTACGATTGAAAGGCGAGGGGCGCACGATGAAGGACATTGCTGCCTTGTTCAGGGTGAGCCTCGCTACGGTGAAACGAGTGTAG
- a CDS encoding DEAD/DEAH box helicase, with translation MELIDFQERASSQIAQRFFDYSANPLMVDRTTTIPFLQTLVAITGSGKTLMLADAVSQMRDGLGVAPVVLWISKGRVVVSQTFENLSSGKYADNLSGFNIVPLLEVAPDHLSSADTPVLLVATVGKFAVEDSSSEDRKVYRAQLDLAEESLWDQLKKRRTEKGQRRPLIIVYDEGHNLSDLQSERLLELSPDALIVASATLTLPPRLNNVMGRLRNDKGWKDEDFSTSVSSPEVVLSGLVKERISIDGYITPLEPALDNLLGDLKIAQEVARDHKLPFTPKAIYVCSTNTVDGMSIAEDLKRPFKERQARPILIWRHLVEVAKIKPEKIAVYCQLKFSKDSPKPPEMHLFDGGEKDYARFTAGDYEHVIFNLGLQEGWDDPACCFAYIDKEMASARQITQVVGRVLRQPGAEHYNDPILNTAHFHIRTDEKGVFDDILRDIRKDLASEHPSITLVVKDEKARGKRDRIDPQPPRTIPTVGIESSRALEPISRIVKSIMDFRSDAQNTVGQGSRMQVLQKVGEESDAQFEWVDVEHSNRVTARSVFRREIQRSYPGGLRRAGGPVNLVDIEEPKFDAMIELSSPAADHLRTKAQEVVAAYIQHSAIFQNDVDSPYSVGPVAIDPNSNEEFKRSLHGKYSGLNPLEVKFARALDRTQRVWARNPVGSGYSLPLLHEGKAYWPDFLVWVDKSVIVIDTKGDHLLVEASASKLFEIDGAESGKRVLLRLVSEGHVEILNGTVHKRSKTGFTVWAWRNGRLQPTHCENEKETVEAALRID, from the coding sequence ATGGAGCTCATTGATTTTCAAGAGCGGGCATCGAGTCAAATTGCCCAACGTTTTTTTGATTATTCAGCCAACCCATTGATGGTGGATCGCACGACGACGATCCCGTTTCTTCAAACGCTGGTTGCGATTACTGGCAGCGGCAAGACGCTCATGCTCGCGGACGCGGTTTCGCAGATGCGAGATGGGCTCGGCGTGGCCCCTGTCGTCTTGTGGATTTCGAAGGGGAGGGTGGTGGTCTCTCAGACCTTCGAGAACCTGTCCTCAGGCAAGTACGCAGACAACCTTTCCGGCTTCAACATCGTGCCACTCCTTGAGGTCGCGCCCGACCACTTGTCGAGCGCCGACACTCCCGTCCTCTTAGTCGCGACGGTCGGCAAATTCGCCGTTGAGGATAGCTCAAGCGAAGACCGGAAAGTGTATCGGGCTCAGCTCGACCTTGCGGAAGAGTCTCTGTGGGATCAGCTGAAGAAGCGTCGAACCGAGAAGGGACAAAGGCGTCCGCTCATCATTGTGTATGATGAAGGCCACAACCTCTCGGACTTGCAGTCTGAAAGGCTGCTCGAGTTGTCACCGGATGCGCTCATCGTTGCGAGTGCGACCCTTACCTTGCCGCCGCGCCTCAACAATGTCATGGGGCGGCTTCGCAATGATAAGGGCTGGAAGGACGAGGATTTTTCGACCTCAGTCTCGAGCCCAGAAGTCGTGCTCTCAGGGCTCGTGAAAGAGCGTATCTCTATCGACGGCTATATCACGCCTCTCGAGCCAGCACTGGATAACCTGCTCGGTGACCTGAAGATCGCGCAAGAGGTTGCGAGGGATCACAAGCTCCCCTTCACGCCGAAGGCTATCTACGTGTGTTCCACGAACACCGTCGATGGGATGTCCATCGCTGAGGATTTGAAGCGGCCCTTTAAGGAACGGCAGGCTCGCCCCATTCTCATCTGGCGTCATCTTGTTGAGGTCGCCAAGATCAAGCCCGAGAAGATAGCAGTCTACTGCCAGCTCAAGTTCTCGAAGGATTCCCCGAAACCTCCTGAAATGCACCTGTTTGACGGTGGGGAGAAGGACTACGCCCGCTTCACGGCAGGAGACTATGAACATGTCATCTTCAATCTCGGCCTCCAAGAAGGCTGGGACGATCCTGCGTGCTGCTTTGCCTACATCGACAAGGAAATGGCTTCGGCTAGGCAAATCACGCAGGTGGTTGGCCGGGTGCTGCGTCAGCCAGGGGCTGAGCATTATAATGACCCAATCCTGAACACGGCGCACTTCCATATCCGAACGGATGAGAAGGGGGTCTTTGACGATATTCTGAGGGATATCCGCAAAGACTTGGCTTCTGAGCATCCGTCTATCACGCTGGTGGTGAAGGATGAGAAGGCGCGCGGTAAGCGCGACCGGATAGACCCGCAACCTCCTCGCACCATTCCTACCGTTGGTATCGAGAGCAGCCGCGCTCTGGAGCCAATCTCGCGCATCGTCAAATCCATCATGGATTTCCGCTCAGACGCGCAGAACACCGTGGGGCAGGGGAGCCGGATGCAGGTGCTCCAAAAGGTAGGGGAAGAATCTGACGCTCAGTTTGAGTGGGTAGACGTAGAGCATTCGAACCGCGTCACGGCGCGCTCTGTCTTTCGGCGGGAAATTCAGCGGAGCTATCCTGGCGGCCTGAGAAGAGCAGGGGGGCCGGTGAACCTCGTGGATATCGAGGAGCCCAAGTTCGATGCAATGATTGAGCTGAGCAGTCCTGCTGCCGATCATCTGCGCACCAAGGCGCAAGAAGTGGTCGCCGCATATATCCAGCATTCGGCCATCTTCCAGAATGATGTGGATAGCCCCTACTCAGTTGGTCCGGTTGCTATCGACCCCAACTCGAATGAAGAGTTCAAGCGCTCGCTTCACGGAAAATACTCTGGTTTGAACCCACTTGAGGTGAAGTTTGCGAGAGCGCTCGACCGAACGCAGCGGGTCTGGGCTCGTAACCCCGTGGGGAGCGGCTACTCACTCCCCCTCTTGCACGAAGGAAAGGCCTACTGGCCGGATTTCCTTGTCTGGGTAGATAAGTCGGTCATCGTTATTGATACCAAGGGCGACCATCTCTTGGTGGAAGCCTCGGCCTCCAAACTTTTTGAGATTGATGGGGCCGAGTCTGGGAAGCGTGTGCTGCTACGTCTCGTTTCAGAGGGTCATGTTGAGATACTCAATGGTACCGTTCACAAGCGGTCCAAAACGGGCTTTACCGTCTGGGCATGGCGTAATGGACGGCTTCAGCCAACGCATTGCGAAAACGAGAAAGAAACGGTCGAAGCAGCGCTTCGTATCGACTGA
- a CDS encoding site-specific DNA-methyltransferase — MEFDFETELSKLSREELERLAKSMMTSGVALSFHGKRSAMQIAKKVRPRQTRREPKLHVGSPEAQSKNLLIEGENLQAMVTLYKYRGQVDLIITDPPYNTGQYFRYNDRWDNDPNDPELGTIVSSEDGSRHTKWIKAMMPRLQIMKAMLKPSGVLAICIDDNELFHLGMMLDEVFGEKNRLAIINWQKTYSPKKANHVASATEYVLVYAKDQSLAKTEHLARDEAMNARFTNRDNDPKGAWRPGDLAAKDKRDRTIYAIQSPFTGKLHYPEAEHEYDQPISVPTRHWSGMTKKEFRTRLEEWGTPYVEQDIGDGRGKALILKGSSVKLNGYAPEADPVVQKAMKRAQTILSQGNSGERVLPTIVFSDDKQRNPGAGRPAIKRHLELISQGRIPWTFWADEAYEEPIEIGAASWEHKESGHSQTGLNELDAIVGKGHGFQTVKPLKLIKKIAHIWCPQNGLVLDPYAGSGTTGHAILELNSEIGSDRRFILIEQGSPENGDKYARTLTWQRLHNAITGKRPGGKKAAPLGGGFEYRLLTKTIDAKTVLTMQRDELIDVVLTSHWENHKRSAPSLIRVDEESYQYLVGLDQNGEGYFLIWDNGGPVGSLSIDTYKKVALEAKKASIEPPFHVYARYEMFQSPNVRFWKIPDKILADLGLNENDEYNNEDESA, encoded by the coding sequence ATGGAATTCGATTTCGAGACAGAGCTTTCAAAGCTCTCCAGGGAAGAGCTTGAGCGGCTTGCCAAGAGCATGATGACGAGCGGCGTTGCCCTAAGTTTCCATGGGAAGCGCTCGGCCATGCAAATTGCCAAAAAGGTCCGTCCACGTCAGACACGCCGGGAGCCCAAGCTCCACGTTGGTTCTCCTGAAGCCCAATCAAAGAACTTGCTCATCGAGGGTGAGAACCTTCAAGCCATGGTGACGCTCTACAAGTATCGTGGGCAGGTAGACCTTATCATCACCGACCCACCGTACAATACTGGGCAGTACTTCCGCTATAACGACCGTTGGGACAACGACCCGAATGATCCTGAGCTGGGGACGATTGTGTCCAGCGAAGATGGCTCGCGGCACACCAAGTGGATCAAGGCAATGATGCCGCGCCTTCAGATAATGAAGGCAATGCTTAAGCCTTCAGGTGTTCTTGCAATTTGCATCGACGACAACGAGCTTTTCCACCTAGGGATGATGCTGGATGAAGTCTTCGGAGAGAAGAACCGTCTTGCCATCATTAATTGGCAGAAGACGTATTCACCAAAGAAGGCAAACCACGTTGCGAGTGCAACGGAGTATGTCTTGGTGTACGCGAAAGACCAAAGTCTTGCCAAGACCGAGCATCTTGCGCGTGATGAGGCTATGAATGCCCGTTTTACTAACCGGGACAATGACCCGAAGGGGGCATGGCGTCCCGGCGACTTAGCCGCAAAAGACAAGCGTGATCGCACCATCTACGCAATACAATCACCGTTCACTGGAAAGCTGCATTATCCTGAGGCGGAACACGAGTATGACCAGCCAATAAGCGTTCCGACCAGACATTGGTCGGGCATGACAAAGAAGGAATTTAGGACGCGTCTGGAGGAGTGGGGGACACCATACGTCGAGCAAGATATTGGTGACGGGCGAGGAAAGGCTCTCATACTGAAGGGAAGCTCAGTAAAGCTCAATGGATATGCCCCTGAAGCTGATCCTGTTGTTCAGAAAGCAATGAAGCGAGCCCAAACCATTCTCTCGCAGGGCAATAGCGGTGAACGAGTGTTACCGACTATTGTGTTTTCAGACGATAAGCAGAGAAACCCTGGTGCGGGTCGTCCCGCAATTAAGCGTCATCTAGAACTTATCTCACAAGGTCGGATACCGTGGACATTCTGGGCCGATGAGGCCTACGAGGAACCGATAGAAATTGGGGCGGCTTCTTGGGAGCACAAAGAGTCTGGGCATTCTCAGACCGGGTTGAATGAACTTGATGCAATTGTCGGCAAAGGTCATGGCTTCCAAACCGTGAAGCCTTTGAAGCTTATCAAGAAAATTGCTCACATCTGGTGTCCTCAAAATGGCCTTGTGCTCGATCCATACGCGGGCTCGGGCACAACAGGTCACGCGATACTGGAGCTAAACAGCGAAATAGGAAGCGACCGACGTTTTATCCTCATTGAACAAGGCTCCCCCGAGAACGGTGACAAGTACGCGCGGACCCTCACTTGGCAACGCCTGCATAATGCTATCACGGGTAAGCGGCCGGGTGGGAAGAAGGCAGCGCCGCTCGGCGGTGGCTTTGAATATCGCCTTCTTACCAAGACTATCGACGCCAAGACCGTTCTCACGATGCAGCGAGACGAGCTTATTGATGTCGTACTCACTTCGCACTGGGAGAACCACAAGCGCTCGGCTCCAAGCCTGATCCGAGTAGACGAGGAGAGTTATCAGTACCTGGTCGGTCTCGATCAGAACGGAGAGGGATACTTCCTCATCTGGGACAATGGGGGGCCAGTCGGCTCCCTCAGTATCGACACCTACAAGAAGGTCGCGCTCGAGGCGAAGAAGGCAAGTATTGAGCCTCCGTTTCATGTTTACGCTCGCTACGAGATGTTCCAATCTCCCAACGTTCGCTTTTGGAAAATTCCGGACAAGATTCTCGCGGACCTCGGTCTGAACGAGAACGACGAATACAATAACGAGGACGAGAGCGCTTAA
- a CDS encoding helix-turn-helix domain-containing protein — protein sequence MSAFESIKQGLEEAKAFSKGQGTDARVHEIAVPAINVAEVRAKTGLSQAEFARSIGVAKGTLLNWEHGRRQPNGPAQVLLALISRKPSVVQELLGS from the coding sequence ATGAGTGCGTTCGAAAGCATCAAACAAGGCCTCGAGGAAGCCAAGGCATTCTCGAAAGGGCAGGGGACTGATGCCCGTGTTCACGAGATTGCTGTGCCTGCAATCAACGTCGCAGAAGTGCGTGCCAAAACAGGTCTTTCGCAAGCGGAGTTCGCGCGAAGTATCGGTGTTGCCAAGGGAACATTGCTAAACTGGGAACATGGCCGACGCCAACCCAATGGTCCAGCTCAAGTCCTGCTTGCGCTAATCTCACGTAAACCGTCTGTGGTTCAAGAGTTGCTGGGAAGCTGA
- a CDS encoding type II toxin-antitoxin system RelE/ParE family toxin codes for MTKLQTVVELPEFQRRAKTVMSDDEREAAIVWIAENPEAGTSLGGGLRKVRIPRDGGGKRGGFRTIYVFGGRHMPIFLVTVFAKNEKANLTNKEQAAAIELSKEIVSMWSDKQ; via the coding sequence ATGACTAAGTTACAGACAGTCGTAGAGCTGCCGGAATTTCAACGCCGGGCCAAGACGGTCATGTCCGATGATGAGCGCGAAGCCGCCATCGTATGGATTGCCGAGAACCCTGAGGCAGGGACCTCGCTCGGTGGAGGATTGCGGAAGGTGCGTATCCCTCGTGATGGTGGGGGCAAGCGCGGAGGGTTTCGGACGATCTACGTCTTTGGTGGCCGGCATATGCCGATCTTCCTGGTTACGGTCTTCGCAAAGAACGAGAAGGCAAACCTAACGAACAAAGAGCAAGCTGCGGCCATCGAACTGAGCAAGGAGATCGTAAGCATGTGGAGTGACAAACAATGA